AGCGCCGTCCATGTACAACAGCGCGCCCTTCGCATGCAGAATATCGGCAATCTTATGAATGTCGCTCTCGAACACACCAATCGTCGAAGGATTCGTCAGCATCAGCGCAGCAGTGTCTTCATCGACCATCCGCTCCAACTCAGCCACGTCCACCATGCCCTGCGCATTCGACTTCAGGTTCGCAACCTCGTACCCGCACACCGCAGCAGTAGCAGGGTTCGTCCCATGCGCCGAGTCCGGAATCAGAATCTTCTTCCGCGGATTGCCTTTGCTCTCGTGGTAAGCCCGCACGAGCAGAATTCCCGTAAACTCACCATGCGCGCCCGCCGCCGGCTGCAGCGTAATCGCATCCATGCCGGTGATTTCGATCAACGCATCGGACAGCGTCTGCATAATGCCGAGGCACCCCTGCGACAGCGACTCCGGCTGATAAGGATGCGCCTCCGCGATCCCCTCCAGCCGCGCCACCGCCTCGTTCACGCGCGGGTTGTACTTCATCGTGCAGCTGCCCAGCGGATACATCCCCAGATCAATCGCATAGTTCCACGTCGAAAGCCGCGTGAAGTGCCGAATGATCTCGATCTCGCTCAGCTCCGGCATCACGCCTAGGTCCGTCCGCACGGCGTCGCCAAGCAGAGCAACCGAATCCACCGCCGGCACATCCAACTGCGCCAACCGATACGCCTTCTTCCCCGGCGAAGATTTCTCAAACATCAAATCTTCGTTCTGATTCGTGTGCGTCGTAGCCTTCTTCGGCGTCCCTACAAACTTCTCAACTGCCATAGTTAAAACTCCTGCGCATCCACTGCGCTTCCGGTCTCCGAGTAGCTCCCCGACTCCGGTCCATCCAAATCTTCTTCCCGCAAAGAAAGCCCAAACACGGTGCCGTTCTCAAACTCAATCGTCAGCGCGTCGCCTTCTTCGAGCGAAGCCTGCACAACCTTGTCGTTAATCTGCCCGCACAGTGCATTCCGATACTCCGGCTCTCCATAAGCCACCGAAAACTCCGGAAACAACACATGCGGCCACGCATGCAACGTCAGCAGAGGAGCCTCGAATCGAAGTTGCAGAAAGTCCTCCACAAACTCAACCGCCTTCAACTCCTCGCCAACAATCGCCGACACGTCCATCGCTAAGCCTTCTTGCCTGCAAGCGCTGCTGCAACCGCATCCATCTGCTTCCGCGTCGTCAACTCCGTCGCACACCACAAAGTAGCATTCGGCCCAAGCTCCGGATACCACTTCGCCAGCGGCAGACCACCGATGATCTTGTCTCCAAGCAGCGCAGCGTTCGTCTCATCAGCACTCTTCGGCAGCTCCAGCACAAACTCATGAAACCGCGGCGCACCATCAAACAAAACCTTCGCGCCAGCAGTAGCTCTAAGCACGCTCTCGAGATAAGCCGCCTTCGCCAGATTCTGCTCTGCCAGCTCCTTCATCCCCTGCTTGCCGTACACGCTCAGGAAGATTGTCGTCATCATCGCAACCAGCGCCTGATTCGTACAGATGTTCGAAGTCGCCTTCTCCCGCCGAATATGCTGCTCGCGAGTCGACAGCGTCAGCACAAACCCGCGCTTGCCATCCTTATCCTTCGTCTCGCCGATCAGCCTTCCCGGCATCTGCCGCAGAAACTTCTCCTTGCACGCAATCACGCCGCAGTAAGGCCCACCGTATCCCACCGCCACGCCATACGACTGCGCCTCCAGCGACACAATATCCGCCTCCGCCGGCGGACGCACAATCCCCAGCGACACCGCCTCCGCAATCGAAACGATCAGCAACGCACCCTTCGCATGAGCAATCTCCGCAATCGCCGCAACATCGTCAATCGTCCCGAAGAAGTTCGGCGACTGAATCAGCACGCAAGCCGTGTCCTTCGTGATCGCCGCATCCAACGCCGCAAGATCCACGCGCCCATTCGACGAATAGCCAACTTCAACCGTAGGAATCTCCTGATGCTGCGCATACGTCGCAATCACCTCGCGATACTCCGGATGCACCGTCCGCGCAATCACCGCGCCATCACGCCCGGTCACGCGCACCGCCATCATGATCGCCTCTGCCGCGCCGGTCGAACCGTCATACATCGACGCGTTCGCAATCTCCATCCCCGTCAGCTCGCAGATCATCGTCTGGAACTCGAACATCGCCTGCAGCGTTCCCTGCGAGATCTCTGGCTGATACGGCGTGTAGCTCGTCAGAAACTCACCACGCTGCACCAGCGAGTCGATAATCACCGGCCGATAGTGCCGATAAACTCCCGCGCCCAGAAAGCTCGAATAACCAACCGCATTATTCTCCGCAAACTCGCGAAAGCGATCCAGAATCTCCGACTCCCCATGCTGCCGTGGAATCTTCAGATCGCGCTTCAGTTGAAACTCTGCTGGAATCGTAGAAAACAGATCGTCGATCGACGCCACGCCAATCTCGGCAAGCATCTCCTCACGATCCACGGGGGACTTCGGTAGATAACGCATCTTTTAGTGTCCGGTCTCTTCGCTGGTAAATTTCTCGTAATCAGCCGCGGTCAAAAGCCCATCGACCTGCTTCGCATCCGCGAGCTCAACCTTCAACAGCCAGGTCGTATTCGCATCCGTGTTGATCTTCTCCGGAGCGTCCTTCAACTCTTCATTGATCGCCGTCACCTTGCCCGACACCGGCGCAAACAGATCCGACACCGCCTTCACCGACTCCACCGAACCGAAGCTCTTTGCCGCCTCAATCGTATCGCCCACCTTCGGCAGGTCGACAAACACAATGTCGCCCAGCGAGTTCTGCGCGTAGTCCGTGATGCCGACGGTTCCAATGTTGCCATCGACTTTTATCCACTCGTGTTCCTTCGTGTAGCGATAATCCGCAGGGTAAGCCATTCGTCGTTCTCCAGAGAAAGTGTGTGTAACTCAATTGTAGATGCTCGGGCTAAGCAGTTTTCTTCGCCCGTTTGTAGAAGGGAAGCGGAACCACCTTGGCCTTCACCATCTGGCCGCGGATCTCTACGGAAACAACGGTATCAACCACGGCGTACTCCACAGGCACATAAGCCATCGCAATATTCTTCTTCAAAAACGGCGACGGCGAACCGCTGGTAATCTCGCCAAGCCGCTTTCCTTCAACCGAAAAAACCGTATATCCATCCCGCCCAATCCCGCGCTCCATCATCTCGAGCCCCACCAGCTTGCGCCCCGGCCCACCCGCGGCCTCTATCGCCACCAACGCTGCGCGCCCCACAAACTCCGGCTTCTCGAGCTTCGCATATCGCCCCAGCCCAGCCTCCAGCACATTGATCGTGTCCGAGATCTCATGTCCATAGAGCGCCATCCCAGCCTCGAGCCGCAGCGTATTTCGCGCCCCCAGCCCACACGCCAGAATTCCGAACTCCGCGCCCGCCGCAAGCACCTCGCCCCACACCCGCGCGCTCGTCGGCTCATCCGACGGAATATAAATCTCAAACCCATCCTCGCCCGTATATCCCGTCCGAGCGATCATCACATTGTGCAGTCCACACACCTGACCCCACGTAAACCAGTAGTTCTTGATCGTGCTCAAATCCGTCGAGGTCAGCTTCTGCAGCGTCTGCGCTGCCCGCGGCCCCTGAATCGCAAGCTGCGTGTAGTAGTCGCTGAAGTCGTTCACATGCACGCCCGGCATATGCCCGATCGTCTGCCGCACCCACTGCACGTCCTTCTCACGCGTGCCCGCATTGATGACAATCAAATAGTCATTGTCCGAAAGCTTGTGCACGATCACGTCATCCACAAACGTGCCATTCGGATGCAGCATCGCCGAGTAGTGCGCCTGCCCCACCGCCAGCTTCGAAGCATCGTTCATGCAAAGATGCTGCACCGCCGCCAGCGACCCCGGCCCACGCAGCTGAATATCGCCCATATGCGACACGTCGAACACACCCACCGCCGTCCGCACCGCCATATGCTCCGCAATCAACCCGCAACAATCCACCGGCATATCCCATCCGCCGAAGTCGACCATCTTGGACTTAGCCGCCCGGTGCACCGCGTTCAGTGCCGTCTTGCGAAGTGGTGTCATTGTCTCTGCCATAAAGATGCTTCCTCTTGTCTTCCCCGTGAATCCCGCCCCAAAAACGATAGCCCCTAAAACGGTAGCCCCTAAAAACGATAGCACCGACAAGCCCAATCCAACCACCCGCGCCCCTCGCTCCAGCGCATCACACGGAATCGCGAGCGGAAAGGGAGAGTCTGGTCCAGGCAGTCAGAGCAAAGGCTCCCATCACGAAGATCGAAACGAGAACACACGAATGGAGGATGTCTGCGCTCCTCCACTGCCTCCCCGAAGCATCCGTGACAACCGCCGGCGTCGCTGACGGAATGGCAAGGAGGACATTTCCGGCGGCCGACGCTCCATAAAAAAGAACTGGAAGACGCCAGTGTTTCAGTGGCAGAGGTGCAACCGGCCGACCCCGCAGATAGAGCGCAAATGCCTGATAAAAGAGGTAGACCGTGAGATACCACCCGAGAAAATTGCTCACCGGCACACCGAAGAAGGAGCCTCCGTCCTTCCACACCCAGGCGCGATAGAGGTTCGACCAGACTGGATCCATCGAAAGATCCCACGCCGCCATGACGAAGCTCGCAACCAGTGGCAGAAAGATCATCCGCCTGCCGTTCAGGGGTTCGTCGTAGTGGCCTACGAGCAGCAGGCCCACAACCCACGACAAGTACCCCATCCCGACATAGGCAAGCGCCAGCAATACCGGGAGCTGAATGAGCTTCGGCCCCATCACGTCGGTGAAGTAGTAGTGTCCAAAGGGAAGACCGGTTCGAAGACTCACGCTCTCCAGCAGTGTTGCGATGCCCAGGCTGAGCCCCGCGAAGACAACGATGCCACGCCATCGGTAGGTGATCTTTCCGTGGAGCAGGGCGAAGACCGCCGGCGGAAGCACATGAAGCACGACGATCAAAAGAGTTGGGAATCTATCTGCATAGAGCTGAAGAATCCGCGCCACGATATACAAAACCAGCAGCAGAGCGAGTAGGGTGCCTGTTCGTCTCTCTCCCTCATCGTCTCTCAACATGAAGAGATTCTACGTGGTGTCCCTATCCCGTTCTCATGCGTCTTCTGGTTCACCGCCGGAGCCACCGACTCGGTCAGCGCCCAAAGCACAGAATCAGGGAACCATGCGCGTCTTCAAAGACTCAACCTGTTGCTTCAAAGCAGCGTATGCCGCATCTGTCGGCTGCCCCTGCGTCTGCCACACCACATTCCCCCGATCATCAACGACCAGCAGGTAAGCATCATCCGGTTGATTGAAGTGCGTTATCGCCTTCCATCCGGCCTCATCGTTCGTAACCGGCACCACCCGGTGCTGCGCCCGCTCCGGCGTAGACGACTTGATCGACCGCAGCACCATCCCCCGAACGAATCCAGGCACCCCAGCCACAATGGGCAATTCGTAGTACGCCACCACAGTCGAGGTTCGATAGTCCGCAGCGATCTTTGTTGCCCAACCCGTTACCGCCTCTCGAGAGCCGCGACTGAATCCGATCACCAGAATCCCAGCCGCCTTCCCCTGCAACGCCGCAGGCAGATTCACCGCCTGATTCGCAAACGAGGTGCCATGAACCTCCGGGATCCGCTCCGCCGGAGCACAAGGAACGATCATCAGTCCAGTTACTACCAGCAGCACCAAGGACAGACTACGGCTGACAGAAAGCTTAGATCTCCAAGCCATCCACATAGTCTAGTGGTTGCAACCGGTCACCCTATTCGCCGCCCGCAAATCGATACGATCCGGTGAAACTTCATGCGCCAACGTTATCGTGCAGCGTCTCAGTGCATCCCGCTCGGCAGCGACTTCGTAAGTCTCCCCGCATCCAACACAAGTTCAGCCAGCGCCTCGTCGAAGTTGTGATCATGCGTCTTCTGCAGCGCCGCCGGAGCCACCGACTCGGTCAGCGCCCAAAGCACATAGTGTGTCGCCCTGTCGTAGATCACCAGCCGAAACATCGGCAGCGGATCCGAAGCGCCCTTCTCCTTATTCGCATTCGAAGGCCCATTCGGCGCAGAGAGCTGCAACTCGAAGACCAGGTCCGCCTCACTCGGAGACGTCACCAATTGATACCGTTCCCAGCTCGACACATCCGCATAAAACTGGTTGTAAGCCCGATCCGGATCGCCGCTGAACGGGTGAGGGAACAGCCCGCTATCCGCCCCCGCATTCGAGATAAACACCTTCTTCGCACTCACCAGCAACGCCGGCACCGGAGCCGCACCCGGAGTGACGGGCACCTGGCCGGAAGCGAAACCCCCAGACAGAATCGCAGCCAGAAAACCAGACAGAACCAAAGCAACACAAACCAATCGAATCCGGATCATCGTAGTGTCCTCTCCTGCGAACGGAGAAAGCCGCGTCGCGAAGCACCGTCCGTCCACGCAATCCATCAGACGCATGACCAGTTACAAATGTTTCGCGGAGCCAAAGCATCATCGCGGCCAACACACCTAAACCGTCACCGACTCCCGATACTCGCCAAACACCTTCCGCATCACATCCGCAATCTCGCCCACCGTCGCATAGCTCTCCACCGCGTTGAGTATCTGCGGCATCAGATTGCTCCCACCCCGCGCCGCATCCTCCACCCGTCGCAGCGCCCCGGCATGCGCCCCTGCATCCCGCCGCAGACGCATCGCCCGAACCCGCTCCACCTGCCGCCCCTCCAGCGCCTCATCGATCCGCTGAATCGGCACCGCTACTTCCTGGTCACTCGCGAACTCATTCACCCCAACCACAATCGCATCCTTCGCATCCACCGCCCGCTGATACCCATAAGCCGCATTTTGTATCTCCCGCTGCACATATCCCTGATCGATCGCCCGCAGCATCCCGTACTTGCCGCCCAGATCAAACCGCGCAATCGTAGCCAGGTACTCCTCCGCCCGCCGCTCAATCTCATTGGTCAGCGACTCCACATAAAACGACCCCGCCAGCGGATCCACCGTCTGCGCCACCCCGCTCTCATGCGCCAATATCTGCTGCGTCCGCAGAGCAATCCGCGCCGCATTCTCCGTCGGCAGCGACAGAGCCTCATCGAACCCATTCGTATGCAGACTCTGCGTTCCCCCCAGCACCGCCGCCAGCGCCTGCAGCGTCGTGCGAGCGATATTGTTCTCCGGCTGCTGCGCCGTCAGCGTCGACCCCGCCGTCTGCGTATGAAACCGCAGCATCCAGCTCCGCTCCTTCTTCGCGCCAAAGTGCTCCCGCATAATCCGCGCCCACATCCTGCGCGCCGCACGAAACTTCGCTACCTCCTCCAGCAGATTGTTATGCGAGTTGAAGAAGAAACTCAGCCGCGGCGCAAACGCATCCACGTTCAACCCCGCATCAATCGCCGCCTGAACATACGTCATGCCATCGGCCAGCGTAAACGCCACCTCCTGCACCGCCGTGCACCCAGCCTCGCGCATGTGGTAGCCAGAGATCGAGATCGTATTCCACTCCGGCACCTCGTCGGCCGCCCACGCAAAGATGTCCGTCACCAGCCGCATCGCATGCGTCACCGGATAGATATACGTCCCCCGCGCAATGTACTCCTTCAAAATATCGTTCTGAATCGTCCCGTTCAGCCCTTTGACCTTCGCCCCGGTCCGCTTCGCCACCGCAACATACAGCGCCAGCAGAATAGAGGCCGTTGCATTGATCGTCATCGAAGTCGAGATCGTATCCAGCGCAATCCCATCGAACAACCGCTGCATATCCTCGAGCGAATCAATCGCCACCCCAACCTTCCCCACCTCACCCAGCGCCAGCGGCGAATCCGAGTCGTACCCAATCTGCGTCGGCAGATCGAACGCCACGCTCAGCCCCTTCGTCCCATGGTCGAGCAGAAACTTGTACCGTTTATTCGACTCCTCGGCATCCCCCATCCCCGCATACTGCCGCATCGTCCACAGCCGCCCGCGATACATCGTCGGCTGAATCCCCCGCGTAAACGGATACTCCCCCGGCTCGCCCACCGTATAAGCCGCGTCGTCGCCCGCAAGATCCCCAGCCCGATACACCAGCTCCACCGGAATCCCGGAGCTCGTCTCCGGCTGCTTCAAGTCCGCCTGCTTCAAGTTGTTTTTCGTCTCGTCAGACATGCCGAACAAGTGTACCCGTCCTCACACCTCCCCAGCGACCGCGAACGTTAGCTCCGCTTCCCCCTGCGGTTAGCCTTCACGAAGCTGCTCACGCAGAAGTACCCAAACACCACCGCCATCGCCACCGCCAGCAGCAGATGCCCATGCGCCTCATGGTTCCCCGCCGTCTCATGCAGCTCCCCGCGCATCTTCCACGCATTGCTCAGCGCAAACGCCGCGAAGATCCCAAAGAAGACCCCGGTAAACTCCAGCCAGAGCTGACTCGAAGCCTTCACAAACGGCCCCCACGCCGCCTCGCCAAACCGCCTCCCGCCGCGCTTCAGCCCCAGTCCCGTCTGCGCCACCTGAACCGTCGTCCGCGCCGTCTTCTCGCCCAGTCGCGCACCCGACGCCTCAGCCTTACTCCGGGCAGCACTCGTCGCAGCAGTCTCTGCCTCCGCAGCCTTCCCCGCGCCCGAAGGATTCGGCGCCGTAGCCGCATCCACCGCCGACATCAGCGTCTTAGCCGCCAGCCGAGCCCCAATCCCAAGCGTCCGACCGAACCGAACCGAATCCATACCCAGAGTGTAGCCGTTCCCATGCCTCCACAAAAGCTCTTCCGTCCAGCACCAACGCCAAACTTTCATCTGTTTCCAACCTCCCAAACGCATCGCTTTCCCGAAGATCGGAATCAGAACCACAAGAGGCAAACACGATGAAGAGCACACTCTGGATGATCGGCGGACTCTGTGCCGCCGCCGCTGGCTTTCTGGTCCTCGGATGCCGCCGCACCTCCACCGTCGAGCTCCTCGCTCACCGATTCGAAGGCACCTGGCACGACCATCGCACTGTGGTTGAAACCACTTAGAGTCACCCTCCATTTCCCTGAAGAAATGCCGTTGCAGCGGCAACCGTCATGGGCGTATTCTTTAACCAGAAGCTAGTGACGCCGACATACCCGCAATGCCGTTCCCGCCGGTCACCTTCGTTGGGAATACCCGATGCGTGGAGTAGTTCGAACGATAGGGCAGCCTGGAGGTGGCATTGAATCAAAAGGTCAAAAACCTGATACAGAAACTTGGCGAAGCGATCCACGAGTCCGTCTCGGAGTCGGAGGATATAGCAGGCGTCGTCAAAAACATCCGCGAACAGGGTTTTGATGTCCTCCTCATGCTTGAGGCCACCATCGGGCTCAACGAGGTTGAGGCAGAAGCCGACGAGGCAACCGAAGGCGCCGAAGAAGGTACCTCGGGGCCATTCACCTCAAACGACGTGTCCTTTCTAAAGTCCTTGCGCATCAGTCTCACCGAAGACGAACCAACCGACGCCACCGATTCAACCGACACCACCGAAGCCTAAGCGCCGAAGCTGTACCGAAGTCTGAAACACAGAAGCCTGAACACAGAAGACCAGGCAGCCCTCTCATGCGACGAGGTCCAAGGACTCGGTCGTGTTCTGATTTGGCCAGTCCAACTGATAGTTCAGCCGCTTGTCCTGCGACGTTAGTCATGGTGGAAGTAGAAGAGGTTCCCGTCCAGATCCATCACGGTGAACTGTCGCAGTCCCCAGGGCTTTTTTTCTAGAGGATCGACGATGTTCGCACCTAGCGACTTCAGTTCCTCATACGCCGCATCGATATCTTCAGCAAACACCCAGTGAACGGCCGCTTCGAACGGCGCCTTCCTCGTCCGAAAAAATATCGGTCCCATATCACCGCGTGACACTGCCCCAATCCCTTTGTCCGGTTCAAGCCATCCAATCTCAAAGCCCAGTGCATCTCTGTAGTGCTGTTGTGCACGTTCAACATCAGCGACCGGCAACTCCGGCACTGGCTTGCCAATCGAGGTCATCTTCTCTTTGACGCCCATAGAGTCTGTTGCGCCCATAAAGCCCCCTTTGCTCTCCTTTATGCAACAAGACCGCCAGCGCGTCAAATCCAACGCGTCAAAATTAGGATGAGCCTGACGGCTACCTCTTTCGCATCCGCAGACTCTGCCAGCTTCCATCCACAGTCCAGCCGCCATCCACCGCCAGCGCCTGCCCATTGATAAATCCACTCTGCGCCGGCTCCGCCAGAAACAGAATTGCCCGCGCAATATCCTCCGGCGTTGCAAACCTCCCCATCGGATTCGCACCTTCGATATCGGCATCGTCATAACCCCCGCCAGCCTGGTCCGCGACATCCATCTCCGTCTTCACCCACCCAGGACACACCGCGTTGCACCGAACCCCGCGCCCGCCCCACTCCGCCGCCAGCGTCCGCGTCAGCCCAATCAACCCATGCTTCGACGCGTTATACGCCGACCGATCTCCAATCCCCACCAGTCCCGCGATCGAAGCCACATTCACGATGCTCCCGCTCCTCTGCTCCAGCATCATCGTGCCAAACGCCTTAGCTAGCAAAAATGGAGCCAGCAGATTCACCTCCAGCACCCGTCGAAACGCTCTCCCCTCCACCGTCTCTGCCGGAGCGATAAAGCTGATGCCTGCATTGTTCACCAGCACATCCGCCCGTCCCCACCGCGAGCGCACCAACTCCACCGCCCGCACCACCACCGTCTCATTCGAGATGTCCCCCAGCACCTCCTCCACTTCCACGCCGATCTTTTTCACCGCATCCACGGTCGCCGCGCAGGCCTGCAGATCCATCAGCAGCAACCCATACCCCGCCGCCGCCAAAACCTCCGCCGTACGCCGCCCAATCCCCTGCGCCGCCCCGGTAACAATCGCAATCTTCATGCCCAAAGACTACTGCATGGATCGTTTGTGAGACGTCGACGGGTTGCTACACACGAGACGACATATCGTTAGTCTTCGGATGTCGATGAGCACTGGCGATTTACCAATCGCAGAGAATCCATCCAGATTCTTCAACCGCCGTGTATGAGCTGGAAGCATGGAAAGAAGGCAGGCCTCGGCGGCCCGCCCTTCGTCTGCGATCAAATCAGCGCTGGCGGGTGTTGGCGAGGGCCCGAAGGATTGTGCGGGTGTTCTTGTTCATGACCTGACGAAGGTACATGGCGATGGCGAACAGCAGGACCAGAAAGAAAAGGTCGACGCGAAGGATCGAATGCAGCAGTCCGCCCAGGGTCTCTGGCGGAAACATGTGGAGATGCATCCAGATAAACACGACGACGGCGAGGATGGCGAGCACGCCAACGATAATGCGAGAGGAGCGTTCGGACCTGTCGGCGGCTGCAAGGGCTTGCTGGACGAAGGCGAGTTCTGCGTTCGTATCTTCGGGGTTGGGCTGCTTCTGTTCGGGGCTCATGCTGGTTTCCTTTCGGAGGTGAGGTATTTGCGAAGGGTGGTGACTCCGTAATGCAGGCGCGACTTGGCGGTGCCGATCGGAATCTCCAGGATGGCTGCACTTTCTTCGAGTGAGAGGTCGTGCTGGTAGTGGAGCAGGAGGACGGCGCGGCTGGCGGGCGAGACCTGGTCGAGGAGGGTCAGGAAAGCCTCGTCTGGTGGCTCCCCGAGATTGAGGTTGAGGGTCGTGAGATGTTCAGGCGGTGCCTCGTCAAGCGGCTGCCAGCGGCGGGCGCGTTTGAGATGAGAGAAGGCAATACGCGAGGCGATCCGGAAGGTCCAGGGGCGGAAGACGGCGGGCTCGCGCAGGAACCGGAGCTTGCGGAAGATCTGGAGCGAAGTCTCTTGGAGGATGTCGTCGGCCAGGGCGGCGCCGACGAGACGGGTGACGTAGCGGCGCAACGGCGCATAGGTATCACGGAGAAGTTGTTCCAGTGCGGCCCGGTCCCCGGTTTGCGCCAGAAGGACAAGGAGCGTTTGCTCGGGGGTCGCAGGCTCCTTCGCCTCAGTTCGGGTCTGCATGCTTGAGAGAGGTGTTGGAGTCACGAAAGGTTCGCTTCTGGCGGATAAATAATTATGAACGCGTAAGACGGGGTGGGAACTGATCACTTTCCAGATCTGGGATCAACGTACTGGGCGCGCGTCGCAGCGCAAACTCTGTCAAGCCCCAACCACCACAAAACCCGCTCCAGCCGCGGCTTTTCGCGTGGCATATTACCCCCATCCAACCCGGTACAATTAAACAAAGAGTCCAAAACCGACCCAGGCAGCAGAGACCATGCAACTGCAACAAAACAAGTATTTTGTGCATAAGTCATCTAGAATCAATACTTTGCAGACGCTTACCCGCTGTAAATTATTGCAAACATTAGACTTGCTCCTAAAATACCCCCAGGGGGGAGGGGGTAGCTAGTATTGACAGCCAGTATCAAGAACCAGCATCAAGGAAAAAGAGGGAACCATCGTTGACCCCCCTCCCGGAACGCGATACACTCATTAAGTTTGGCGCTGCAACCCGTGTGTCTTCATCTCAAAGATGATCTCAAGGGTTGCAGGGACGACAGGCTTAGGCCCGGCGGTCACTCGAAACCTGAGACTGCGATGGCTTGACCGGTTGGCTTACTGTAGTGCTCCTGTATGCGCCCATGCAGCACAATCTATCTTTTGAAGAAAGCGGTCAGCATCACGCGACTCCGCTTGAGGTTCTAGTCATGTACGCAGTCATCCGCACCGGCGGCAAACAGTATCTGGTCTCCCCTGGCGAAAAGTTGAAGATTGAAACCACCGCCCACGAGAACGGCAACATCGAGTTCTCCGACGTCCTCGCCATCAGCGGCGAAGCCGGCAAGTTCGAGTCCGACCTCACCGGCGCCAAGGTTCTCGCCTCCGTCGTCGGAGAAGGCCGCGGCGAAAAGATCCTCGTCTTCAAGCTCAAGCGCAAGAAGCAGTACAAGAAGATGCAGGGCCACCGCCAGAACTTCGTCGAGGTCAAGATCAACGAGATCCTCGTCAACGGCAAGAGCTTCAAGGAAGCATAAAAAAGCTCTTCAGCAAGAGTTTGTTTTCAGTTTCAGTTTTTACTAAGCGCACAGGCCCAGAGGGCAGCGCGAAAGAGGCAATCGAATGGCACATAAAAAAGGTTTAGGTTCTTCCAAAAACGGCCGCGACTCAAACGCCCAGCGGCTCGGAGTCAAGGTATTCGGCGGTCAGACGATCCTCGGCGGCGGCATCATCGTCCGTCAGCGTGGAACCCCGCTCAAGCCCGGCGCCAACGTCGGTCGCGGCAAAGACGACACCCTCTTCGCCAAGGTCGACGGCATCGTCCGCTTCCAGGACAAGGGCCAGCACGGCCGCTTCGTCAACGTCGACCCAGCCGAGCTTACTTCCGTTCCTGTCTAGGCGCCACAGGTCACCAGCAACTGGCCACAAGTCACCACGAAGTCACCATAATCTGCACCCAGAGAACCCTGCCACGCGCAGGGTTTTCTATTTCAGAAACTGTCCTGCCGGACGGGCGCCCTGCGCGGGCGGCGGTCACTTCGTGACGGATATACCCCTTCGGTTGGCGCTCCCGTTGGTCGCGAGGAAGATTGATTCCGACCAACGGGAGGACCACGCGAAGCTTTAAAAAGGCGTGTGAACGCCCGCCACCAGAACCGGCTTGCCCTTCTCATTCAGCCCGATCCGCCCCATCGGCGTCTCATGGTCGTGCGTAAACAACACCAGCCAGTTCTCCGGAATCGCCCGCGAGTAGAACCGCTTCCGCTGCGCAATCGTCTCCACCGGATCCAGGTCATACCCCATCACCCACGTCGGATCGAGATGCCAGCTGGTCGGAATTAAATCCGAGATATAGCAGGCATGTTGCCCCTTCGACTCCACGTGAATCGCCATCAACTGCGCCGTATGACCAGGAAAGACCT
This sequence is a window from Edaphobacter lichenicola. Protein-coding genes within it:
- a CDS encoding acyl-CoA mutase large subunit family protein, whose product is MKQADLKQPETSSGIPVELVYRAGDLAGDDAAYTVGEPGEYPFTRGIQPTMYRGRLWTMRQYAGMGDAEESNKRYKFLLDHGTKGLSVAFDLPTQIGYDSDSPLALGEVGKVGVAIDSLEDMQRLFDGIALDTISTSMTINATASILLALYVAVAKRTGAKVKGLNGTIQNDILKEYIARGTYIYPVTHAMRLVTDIFAWAADEVPEWNTISISGYHMREAGCTAVQEVAFTLADGMTYVQAAIDAGLNVDAFAPRLSFFFNSHNNLLEEVAKFRAARRMWARIMREHFGAKKERSWMLRFHTQTAGSTLTAQQPENNIARTTLQALAAVLGGTQSLHTNGFDEALSLPTENAARIALRTQQILAHESGVAQTVDPLAGSFYVESLTNEIERRAEEYLATIARFDLGGKYGMLRAIDQGYVQREIQNAAYGYQRAVDAKDAIVVGVNEFASDQEVAVPIQRIDEALEGRQVERVRAMRLRRDAGAHAGALRRVEDAARGGSNLMPQILNAVESYATVGEIADVMRKVFGEYRESVTV
- a CDS encoding VOC family protein produces the protein MGATDSMGVKEKMTSIGKPVPELPVADVERAQQHYRDALGFEIGWLEPDKGIGAVSRGDMGPIFFRTRKAPFEAAVHWVFAEDIDAAYEELKSLGANIVDPLEKKPWGLRQFTVMDLDGNLFYFHHD
- a CDS encoding SDR family NAD(P)-dependent oxidoreductase, whose amino-acid sequence is MKIAIVTGAAQGIGRRTAEVLAAAGYGLLLMDLQACAATVDAVKKIGVEVEEVLGDISNETVVVRAVELVRSRWGRADVLVNNAGISFIAPAETVEGRAFRRVLEVNLLAPFLLAKAFGTMMLEQRSGSIVNVASIAGLVGIGDRSAYNASKHGLIGLTRTLAAEWGGRGVRCNAVCPGWVKTEMDVADQAGGGYDDADIEGANPMGRFATPEDIARAILFLAEPAQSGFINGQALAVDGGWTVDGSWQSLRMRKR
- a CDS encoding RNA polymerase sigma factor, which produces MQTRTEAKEPATPEQTLLVLLAQTGDRAALEQLLRDTYAPLRRYVTRLVGAALADDILQETSLQIFRKLRFLREPAVFRPWTFRIASRIAFSHLKRARRWQPLDEAPPEHLTTLNLNLGEPPDEAFLTLLDQVSPASRAVLLLHYQHDLSLEESAAILEIPIGTAKSRLHYGVTTLRKYLTSERKPA
- the rplU gene encoding 50S ribosomal protein L21; the encoded protein is MYAVIRTGGKQYLVSPGEKLKIETTAHENGNIEFSDVLAISGEAGKFESDLTGAKVLASVVGEGRGEKILVFKLKRKKQYKKMQGHRQNFVEVKINEILVNGKSFKEA
- the rpmA gene encoding 50S ribosomal protein L27, translating into MAHKKGLGSSKNGRDSNAQRLGVKVFGGQTILGGGIIVRQRGTPLKPGANVGRGKDDTLFAKVDGIVRFQDKGQHGRFVNVDPAELTSVPV